From the genome of Oxyura jamaicensis isolate SHBP4307 breed ruddy duck chromosome 2, BPBGC_Ojam_1.0, whole genome shotgun sequence:
CAGATAACTGAAAGACAATTCTGAACTACACATTTTGATTTAGACAATCTAAGATTCACAGAGCTATAGGTCCTCAAAAAACAATTTCTTGTAGTTAGCCTTAAGGAGAAAACATATTACAAGTTCGTGTTCTGTTTCAGGTCAGTACTATCAAACAATTGGACGATCTTCAGCGATTTTTTCAGTCAACACAGCAAATATCACTCTTGGCAAACACACAATGGCAGTATCCATTTACAGGAGAGGGCACTCAACATACATTCCAATTGCAAGAGCAAGTGCCATTTATGTTGTAACAGGTGAGTGTGCTGAAATAAACTGATAAGTACTGGGGGCATTTGTTGTTTAGGTGTTAAAAGAATTCAGCATAAACATCacctgaaaagaaaaggcatgaaAAGAAGGCTGACAAAGGTTTTTAATACAAATGTGAAATATCTGCTAAATTGCCTTgaataatgtaatttatgttTGTACCTATCTCAGTTGTGACAACTCTACTTTGTGATGAAAAATGATTTGCTAGAGGAAACATGGTCTTCCACAGATGCCTGTGAATCCTTATTTGTTCCCATACTTCTCTGGATACCTGTTTCCCACTAACATTAACTTGTCAGATAAGTAAATCAAACTAAAGTAGAAACccatataaaaaatattcatgtctCACATTCTGACTCTTGCTGTTCAGAAGCTTTGGAGCTGTTTGTTGTTTGCAGCCATATAtgtatgctttatttattttcttcttttttttttttcctggcagaaaaAATTCCAATTATTGTGAGTATGTCCCAAAAACATGACCGCAACATCTCAGACTCTATTTTTATCAAAGACTCACCAATCACATTTGACGTGAAGATCCATGATCCCAGCTACTACCTAAATAATTCTGCCATTTCCTACAAGTGGAACTTTGGAGATGGAAGTGGCTTATTTGTAGCAAGCAGTGCCACCACATCTCACACCTATGCTCTGCAAGGAAACTTCACTCTGAATTTAACTGTCCAAGCTATTATACCTGTACCTTGCAGGCCAGTAACACCTACTCCACCACTGCCCACCTCAGCAGGTAAGAGTTTGTTGATCAGCAGTGATACTAGGAGCTCTGTGAAGCTCTGCAAACTGTCTATAAATTGGTTTAAAGACAGAATCAATAAACACAGAGACATCATTTACACGTTTATAAGCCTAATTTTCACTTACACTAAATCTAGCTATACCACCACAGTGACAGCATAAAGGGGTCTTCAGATGGACCCAGCATACATACGTGGTTTTATATCCTCTGCTATGCCAGACCAAGTAGTTTCACTCTTGCATACTCAGAGACATATTCTGAGGTAAGATACAAATTTTAAGTGAGAAAGAGGTATTTCAGAACACTTTTATAGCCAGTTCCTTTCTAGTTTGTGTTAACTTCCAACCCAAATTAAATGAGATTGAATTGAACTAGAAAAAAtgtactcatttttaaaaatatgggaTTTTCTGGTGGCATTAACCCGGAATGGCTCTTCCACTTTACATTTATGCACTACTGCATTTCAGAATAACTTTAATTATGTTCAGTATTGGTTTATCATCTCAAAGTCTTTTTTAAGGTTTGCAAAAGGACTGCAGCTTTAGGCTGGGCAGTTAGAACAGTATCACTATTAAATTGCAAATATGactatatttttcaaatttcagaattttattttttttaatgaaatgttaagtgagaatgaaaaatgaaaggaaagacagaattttCACTACTTCCCTACTAGCTCTAATGTAGAACAATGGAAAAATACCTACTTTTAAAGAGagcattttaaagcttttattggCTTTTGGATTTATTCTATTAGTGATGTGGGAGTTTTAAAGAAGTGCATAATTGTACCAAAACTTGCAGTCTCACTTTTACTTCACAGAGACAGGCAACTAGCACAGAGACTACCCAGGCCACTCTAGGGTTCTACAGAACAGCTCACCACGTGTTCTCTTACAGTGATCCCatacagataaatatattaCTGCATAAttgtaaagcaaaataatccATGACATATGACATGAATGCAGCTGAAGGATATAGCCATGTTCAGAATACCTGCAAGCAGAACTCATTGTAAAGctatttttcctccctcaacTCAACAGTAATGACTGAAGCATCTTCTAATTCAACCTCTTCTGCCACTTTTGAGACAATGGAAGACAATCCTGATGGAGGTTGCCATATTTACAGATATGGATACTATACAGCTGGTATCTCCATTGTAGGTAAGGACACGAGTCAATACTTGGAGCAAAATGGGGCTAATAATGTACTATACGTATGGTAAAGATGGTGCTTATTTAAGCCACACATTTATCAGATTAGTGAGACCCACAGTAAGATCCTTCTCTTGGACAtagctgacattttaaaagattaatgtGCACATAGCTAACTGGTTTACTCTGGCTTCTGCACACACCCTGCCAGGTCGGGTCAGTAGCAGAGTTTGGTTTCAGACATGTGAGTCTGAGCGTTGGTCTGGATGCCTGCTGATGGTTGCCCCTATGCTACACATGGGTTTCCAGGCACTTGGGCTGGGAAACGGCTGGTGGGGATGTGAGacctatcatttttttctgtatcaccAGCTTCAGAAACTGGCACACTCCAAACATACAGGCCTGAGGGGTCACACTAGGTTGAGTAGACCTTGGCATGCACAGAAGTTGTGGTTAATGGGAGGCGGAGGTGattttgtaaaagaaacaactaaccatttataaaagaaaaatgaagtggaGCAGAAAGGAGCAACCTCACAGGGAAAGCACTGGAACATTTCACAGCTTTCAAACCCTTCAAAATGAGTGCTAAGGGAGGGAGAAGGTTATGGAAAACAAGACTTGACCTGAGCATCAGCCAAACACTTGAGGTTCTGTACACACAGCCTTGTCATGTGTCCTACCGTTGACATCTGTTTCCTCTCCCAGAGGGAATCCTTGAGGTAAATATTATTCAGATGACAAGCATCCAGATGACAGAAAGTCAAGCTGAAAATTCACTGGTTGACTTTGTTGTTACCTGCCAAGGGAGGTAAGTGTGTAAATGAAACTGTCAATCATCTtccctctttaaaaataattaggtgCTGGAACACTGTCTGCACTTAGATGCAGCTGAACGAACTAAAGCTGGGAACCGTGATGTTTCTATTTCTTGACTGGAACTAAAGATAATGCAAGTCTCATTTGTAAACTATGTCAACAGAGGTTATTTCCAGGCTCTTAGGATTCAGAACAAATGGCAGGCCTAAGTAAAAGTAAGAGAACTAGATACTGAGGAGAAGTAATTCTATATTTTCCTGGCAAAGACAAGATTTCAGCACTCACTGTGAAATTGGAAGCAGTCTACTGAAACTGGAAGGAAACCCTTTCTTTTTGGCCATGATTTTTTGACACTTAGAGTAAATGGGTGTGTCCAAGCAATTTCTTGGAGAGGAAAATGTTGCACTAATATCCCTGGCTTCTGGAAGAGCATTTGAGTTGAGAGGACTGAGAACTATGAAAATTGTCTGGGCaacagaactagaaaataattaacatcTCTTAAGTTAGTGTTTACTTTGTCAACACGTGATGCTACACATAAGAATCCACACTCCTTTCATAATAATGAATTAAGTGATGCATTAAAGGTAACAAACTTTATAATCTGATCTGAGGCATTTTTTCTGTGATCAcaataaaatgctaaatatgGAAACAAGCAGACAATTTTATAGatgcattttatataaaatccacctgtgtatatataaaatatataaataaaatatttatagttatGTATAAAATACAGATACTATATTAATACCTTGTTCATAAATCACTACAGTATCACTGACTTGAGTAACCAGGCTCCAGCATAATACCGGGGCATCGGTGCAATGTGTCTCTAAGCTGGCCTGCTAGGACTTCACAGATGTGATGCATTCTGTCTTCCCACCCCAGTCTCCCCACAGATGTCTGCACAGCAGTTTCTGACCCCACGTGCCAGGTGTCTCAGGGTGTGGTATGTGACCCCATCACCATCACTGACGAGTGCTTACTCACCGTAAGGAGAGCTTTCGATGAACCCGGGACGTACTGCATAAACATCACCTTGGGGGATGACACAAGTCAAGCCCTTGCCAGCGCACTTATTTCTGTGAACGGAGGTGAGTCTGCACAGAGCTGATGTGGGTTGTCTGTGAATAGCTTCTCCTTGTGGTCATTTCCCTGGTGGGGGGAGAACACAGGAAGGTATGTAGGGGTTTTAGCATGCCTGGAGACCTCAGCTGAGATTGTGCCATCTTATGTGAGAGTCCATACAGTGGTAAGAGACAACTCCTTCCCTATGGGAATCTTAGATGTTAGAACTTGATTTATGTGTACAATCTAAAGAGTACAGCAACTGTACGAACCCTTCAGCATCACAAAATATAGTGTTCTTAagctgtagtttattttttcaaccCTATTGGGCAGAAAAGTAGGTAAGGGCCATGCCAGTCTACTCTGCACATGGAAAAATAGGAGAAACTAAGAGAGGAATTCAGCTCActtgaaagagaataaaagccTACAGCTGAGCTAGCTGCCCAGAGCTCTCTCTGTAGCCCATTGATCTTGACCAGGTTTCTATTTCTACTTTGGGATAAGATGAATCAGGTTCTGGAAAGGCCTGTGTCATTCATTGACTACAAAGTGTGCCCAGGGCAGctatttcagaacagaagggTTACTTTTGTTCAGCTGACTATAACTGTGTCTTGCTCATAATTAACCAAGCAGTCTTTGACAGAACCAGGTATTAAACTTGGTCTCAAGAATAACCCCAAATGATCATGCTGTCTCTCTGCTCCCACCCCATTCCCCTTCTGACCTCACACTACAATGTCTTAGTGATTCTTCTCAATGCTTTAACTAGCATCAGCCAAGAAACTGATGCCCTTTGTGGGCATTTGTCACCGTATATTtggctgcttttattttatctagGTATAAAATTAGCTGTACCTAAATCTGTTCATGGTGACTAAGACACAATTCCTGACCTCTAAATGTATTTAGgcttctgaagatgaaaataagGATGCAGTAGgatttttcaaaactttattCACAGAGGCTAAATTTAGCCCCAAAAGACTGTCTCCCTAGGCTTCCTCCAGGAAGAAAAGCTAAGCTGTATTTTGGGGCTTCAGCTATAATCATAGCAGAATTAGGATCTAAGAGAGGTTGCTGCTATGAATCACCTTTCATAGGAGCCCATCTGGCGTTTCCAAACATTTCCCATGTGCCACGattttccactgatttcaagGGAAGGCACATATTTATGAACTTCTGAAAATCCCTAATTTGGTGCCTGAGAATACCTGAACACCTGTCCCTTGAAGTACTGTAGGACTGTGCCTGGATTATGCAGGCATTGCACAAAACATCAGCTGTTAGCCTGCTtaaactgctgctgaaaggtTGCAATCCTATGACTTAGACCTGTCTCAATAATGTGCGTTCCTTTGCAAACTAATTTAAAGATCTACCTTATTAATAAAGTAATGTAAACCTCTACACTCTCAGCAAAAATATTATGTAAACTAGGAATGAGGTCAAGCCTTCACAAATACTTCatcaacaaacagaaaaatgtatgagGCACATGTAACAAATAAATTGTAAATCCAGATTTGGtatcttcattttcatataGATCAAGTATAAATGAATACACTGGAAAGGTAAACCAAGATGCACTTCTAGGTTACTCCCCTGTATTAACACTGCTGTTAATGTGAGGACCAACAACATGTATCCATTTCTGCAAACTCAATAAATAGGTTGAAGTACAGCCTACGGACTGGAAAATTAAGATAATCTaacactaatttaaaaaaacataatgatTCACCTTCTTCCATCATATATAGTGAATTAGGAGTAGATATGAGTTAAATGGTTAATGACAAACCAGAAGGCAGAGCTCAATGACAGGCAGAGCCCAAATTTCCCAGAACTGAGAATGTTAAAAAAGCAGAGCCCTCACCTCTTGAATAAGGCAAACAAGCCTGGGTTCCTCAGGTTCTCAGCCACACTTTGCTATCTATCACACTGTGTTTCTGGAGCATGGCTCATGCAAAACCAAAGCCCAGATCACAGCCTGCTGGTACTCAGAGTTAAACTGCTCAGGCTGTGAAAACACCACCGCCTGCCAAAGTCACTGACCTCCAATGCTTAGCTTGCATTCCGGTATTAGAAGTATTAAGTGTACTTCAATCTTTGCAGcaatcaaattaaaatgacattttctttataaagtcTATCTTACTGTAACAACAAGGCTAACATTTAATCAAACTATTTCTGAACTCTAGGGTCATCCTCAGGAACAACAAAAGGTGTCTTCATCTTCCTTGGGTTGTTGGCAGTGTTTGCCGCTTTTGGGGCTTTTGTCCTTTACAAGTAAGTTACTAGTGGCTAAGATTAAACATAGTTCAAGGACCTGACAAGAATTAATAAAACCTACAGCTTGAGTTTATGTTAGCTatatctttgtttctttttttattgctgttcacAAGTATTCTAGtaaatattcaagaaaatgaGATTACTGGCTTAAGCCACAAAACCAccagaaaatatgtaaatgttataaaaattaataataaaaagcagccTGCAAAATGCATGTAAGCAGTAAGCAAATTCAAAGTGCATGATGTGatttatatatgcattaaaaccaaacaaatagaaatttaatttaGCATTAAAGTACTGTTTGTGAATGAGTGACAGATTAAGAATTAATCATcaaaaaacttcatttaaaaaatgaaagattgtTTGGGAAAAGGATACAAGGATACTGGGCTGCAGGAAAGTGGTTCAAAGAAGtatgtatttctgcatttctaccTTGGACGTTTCCCATGAAACTTTAAGACTGCACTGAGACTTCCGAGTCAAGAGTATGCTCAGCCCTAAGAGCCAGTGGCGAGAAAGAAACACTTCCACAGAGCACCAGTACTCCTCTGTGCAACAAAGCCTTCTCATTAACCAGGCCTTAGTCAcaactaatatttattttggatttaagggggaaggaggaaaaagaatatatgCTATGAACACGATTAATTCTCTTATACGCTGGTTGCACGCTAAATGTGGATCTTTGTTTAAATGTCTTCCAGAAACTAACTGCACACATTCTTTCTCTTGCAGGAGGTACAAACAATACAAACCTATTGAGAGAAGTGCAGGACAAGCAGAGAACCAGGAGGGACTAAGTGCTTACTTCAGCAAtttcaaagccattttcttCCCTAGGAGCACTGAGAGAAATCCTCTGTTGAAAACCAAACCAGGCATTGTTTAAACCTTTAGTCTGACACTATTAGATTATGCACAGGACTCATATCTGAACTGTACCTTGATGGTttgggtttttggtttgtttttgttataaaaaCAAGGGGTAAGGGGAAAACACACATAGATTGGTTGGTAACTTTTGGGGGCTTGGTGCAATTAGAAATATCAAAATAGTCCTTCTTAGAAAACAATTAGGTAGTTTTGAGTACTTGCTGTTCTTGTTTGTGATCTAGGGTATAGTTTTCTAAATAACTAATCCCCCCCTCCATCTGTGTTTTCTTACTTCTGGGTTAACTACCTGCAAAACTAATCAGATCCATAAcctgcaggggaaaaataaaaaagattactaaacaaagaaaataaagaattgtaAATATTTGGTCTTAAATACACAGTCCAGTACAGCTGTTTACCACCTTAGTGAGAGCCATGCCTTTGCTGGAAAGCAAGCTGCAGGCGGACAGGTACGGGTTTATGTCTGTGGAACAAAACATTGCCATGACAGACAAGGCCTGTCTGGTTGGCTATTCCTGCTGAaacttttataaagaaaaactaatttatATTTGATCCTCCATCTCTTCTCTTTGAACGCTTACTCAAGTAAATGAAAACCcctaaatgtaaataaaacactgtgCTCCAGTTTTTGCTTATGAATGATCCAGCTTAGAAACTGTAAAGTTCTgccaaaaaatcaaaatgcgTTGACTTGTTCCCTGTAGCTGCAATTCTGCGTTAACAAAACTTACATAATGACTTACATAGTGACCTTTCCCAAGTGACACAGTCTTCTAGTTGTATGTTCTTCTAAGTCTGCTTTGTGGCGTTTCATAGTGTAAGACTGGAAGCAAACTGCTGAAGTCTGGGTCACTGGATGATATGTAAAGGGAGAACATCTCATTTGTGGAAAGGAAGAGATTGCTAAGAAGATTAATTGAGAGGAGAAAGCAGaccaaaaaaatgctttaaacagtttgtttttcataagtGCCTTACTGTTAACATtaaatttttaatcaaaatgaaattaactttCAGCTAGGGGCAAATGCCTTTGCACAATCCTGTTCTAAAAACTGAATTCTTTGAAGAGCtatatttcagtatatttaGCTTATTTACTGTATCTTGGAACATCTCTGATACATATTGTTCTCAGTTCCTGATGCAATAAAGAGCATAAACAGATTTTCCTGGTATCTTCATAGACCTGTCAAATGCTTGTCACGTACAATCTGAATGTAGTCTTCATTAGCACTTCCCCAGAGTGCATAGACACGACTTGAggatataaaaaaatagagattgtGACATACCTTTTAGTTCTTTAGCTATAAAATTCAACaacctcttttcttcttttgtttccatattctccaattgttttaattattttgtggccatttcagatattttattaaaagcacCATGTTTGGTTTCATTCTGTCTTCCTTATGTATAACAAGCTATTATCTAACCATAACTGGGCATCTAAAATGATTCTCTGACTTAAACAGAGAAGAGTTCCTACAAAAATTGTTGTTGGAACATTATGACCCCTGTAATGTCTGACTCTGACTTGTTACAGGACAGGGGTTTAGTCAAAAGCTTAAGAAAATGTGTaatgaagcatgaaaaaatgATGTCTATCACAGTTATAACACACAGGATTAGTGATGATGCACGTGTCTGATCTAAGCTATGTGCAGAAAGCATCTTGTTTCTGTAGAACACTGCATTTTGGGAACTCAGAGACATCTTAGGCTTTTGTATAGAAACTAGCTTTCATACATACTTAAAGaactgttttcatctttcacCCAAGTATACAGTATAGCATATACTATCTTCCTTTAGCTATAATGTCAGAATATTAAATTTTTATAATTTGATTTTGCCTTTTCAGCTGTAACTTCCTTTCCATACATCTTTTGTTTTACACAAATTAATGTTTAACTGCTGTATTGACAAATAAACCATCTAATGATTGTAAAGAGTACTTTTCCTTTGTCTCAGAAAGAGAGGGTCAAATAGGCAACTTGATGAGTTTCTAATTACTGATCAAAACAGTACCTACCACCAGAAAACAGATATGGAGTTGCCTTACCCTTAGTTTACTTATGCATATCTGGtattacttattattattgcttatccagcagtgtttgctgttgctgttcaaGTGTACTTAGAACAATGGCACCACAAACCTGAGAAGTGGGGAAACTTCCTTAAGAACCACACGATGGCTGCGGAACTCAGTTTCGGAAGAGATCAGGATAAAAACGATCTTCACGTCCATCAAAGGCAACAACAGCTGACAAACAACAGATTTATGAATGTCAGCAAACATGCTCTTcgtcatatggtctgaatttttgggtagacctgtgtggggccaggagctggacctggggggtcccttccaactcacgctattctatgattctatgctttGAATATGGACAGGTTTCAGGCATCCCCTTTGGAGAAATAACACCAAAGACTGACATCAAACATAAACATACATCATCTTTAAAAACGGCATTTTCAAACATGccatcaaaacagaaacattagTTGGGTAgcaagtttgtttaaaaatgtctttaaaatgaagtacTGTTTCAaacagcttgttttgtttgtcctCCCCCTACTTGCTTTACACTTTTTATAGCACACAATTGAGAGATTCATCAGAGGTAGCATTCTTTTTActaaaagcatttctgagaTGAAATTAAGGCTAAAAAATACCAGCTCCTGAAGGAACTGTAAAGGAACCAAATTATAGATTTTAAGACGCATCTAGATACTGTGGCCAAATAGTGAACACCTTCAGGCCTGTACAGTAGagttgaatttatttaaaactaaagtTTTTATCACTACAAGTTTTTGAATAACAAAGTCTTTCAAGTCTTATTACCATTGTTATTATCACTTTGCgagggggagaaaaacagaattttttttatgCATCAGTGTAAATGCTCACATCTCCAGGGGGTGGggtaagtttatttttatcccctgaaaaaaaaaaaaaaaaaaaaaaaaaaaaaagtgtatttatatCTATTTTCAAGCCAGATGCTGCTTTTTTAGACCAAACTACAGCCGACACCCCAAGTCTGAG
Proteins encoded in this window:
- the GPNMB gene encoding transmembrane glycoprotein NMB; translation: MSGACRHLGFLLLAEVVLCTAATRFQDVLSNGRTPPVASYKKLQGWSSDQNKWNENLYPFWKEDDPRWKDCWKGGRVTAKLVTDSPALVGSNVSFVVTLQFPKCQEEDNDGNIVYQRNCTPDSPASQDQYVYNWTEWIDSCGWENCTGNHSHNVFPDGRPFPHHPGWRRRNFVYLFHTFGQYYQTIGRSSAIFSVNTANITLGKHTMAVSIYRRGHSTYIPIARASAIYVVTEKIPIIVSMSQKHDRNISDSIFIKDSPITFDVKIHDPSYYLNNSAISYKWNFGDGSGLFVASSATTSHTYALQGNFTLNLTVQAIIPVPCRPVTPTPPLPTSAASSNSTSSATFETMEDNPDGGCHIYRYGYYTAGISIVEGILEVNIIQMTSIQMTESQAENSLVDFVVTCQGSLPTDVCTAVSDPTCQVSQGVVCDPITITDECLLTVRRAFDEPGTYCINITLGDDTSQALASALISVNGGSSSGTTKGVFIFLGLLAVFAAFGAFVLYKRYKQYKPIERSAGQAENQEGLSAYFSNFKAIFFPRSTERNPLLKTKPGIV